The Jaculus jaculus isolate mJacJac1 chromosome 14, mJacJac1.mat.Y.cur, whole genome shotgun sequence nucleotide sequence ttgcctgtgaagcctgagaaccctggttcgaggctcgattccccaggacccacgttagccagatgcacaagggacacacacatctggagttccttgtagtggctggaggccctagtgcgcccattctctctctctctctctgcctctttctctctgtgtatgtcactctcaaataaataaataaaaataagcaaacaaacaaacaaaaaaagaattttaccCCCAATCATTACATCTTAAATATGACATAAACCATGTGTTATAATGGCTCTAGTGAAATGCAACTCCAGACATCTTTTAGGGAGGACACGGGCAGAGTGCTCACTTTAATGCATCAGCTGATGTTCAATATATGAAAGAATAAGTTCATGTTCtactttcttttagttttttgaaacagggccttAATAGGCAGACCctagctggccttaaattcatgtttGATACACTCGAGTTTCCTCAGTGCTCATATAAAAGGTACATCctgggtttggggagatggttcagcagttaaggcccttgcctgcaaagccaaaggacccaggtatgattccccagtacccacataaagccagatgcacagggtggtgcatgcatctggagttcattggcagtggctggaggccctaatgtgccaattctctctctccctccaccctgtatcaaattaattaattaatactttaaaaaaactgtCCCTCCCAGAGAATAAAGAACCCTcacaagagagagggaagggccgTGAttgagggtggatttgtgaaggaggaaaagggggagagggaattatggtatattatatataataacggaagctgtcaataaaaaaaaactaaaataaaacctaTGATAAGCATTTGCTTccttcaaatgaaatatttttaaaacaaatcaatGGGTTTTGAAGTGTCCTCTGGGAGGATGGGGCCCAGCTAATCCCAGGTTCCTCatctcaacaacaaaacaacagccTTCACTCAGGGGTTAAAAACCAAAACAGTTCAAACTGAATTGAATATGTGTTCACATGGCTAAAAAAAACCCAGGAAGTTTGTCATTCAAACCTGTTAtgcacatttttttattatttttaatttaaagattttatttttttatttatttgagaaagataaagagagagagaatgggtacaccagggccatgtgcaaccttgtacatctggcttacatgggtactggggaatcaaatctgggtccttaggcttcataggtaagcgccttaacccctgagccatctctcccacctgcATCATATACATTTTGTCAGGCCCTGTGTGTATTGCTCATGGATTTCTCAAATCAAGAATCAATTTTCAACCATGGTGTTATCAACTGAATCATTATTCATGGTATTGTTTGATAATCACGAGAATTACTCAAGATTAAATATCAATTGATCACTTGAATTGGCAACTTCCTCATTGTGCTTTTGACACTGAGATTgtaacagggtttttttttttttttgatttttaaaaatttatttatttattttgtaacagGGTTTTAAAATAAGAGGTGTTCTTTTATTCAAATGGGCAacatgcagggcatggtggctcaagcctttccacattcaggaaacagaggaggaggattaccctgagtttgagaccagcctgagaagacagaatgaattgcaggtcagcctgggctacagcaaaaccgtaccttgaaaaatcaaaataaataaatagttaggCTTGGGAGATtgtgcagtggttgaaggcactttcttgcaaagcctgctggcttgggttcgattccctaggatgcaCGAAAAACCAGCATGTGTGCGTCCCCTCACTCCTTACAAGCAAATACTCTTGACCCTGGACTGTATGAGAATTTGCCAAAGTGTGTTGTTTCTATCATAACAGAATGTGAAGAAACCCTCTGTAGATACAGTGgtgtgaggaaaagaaaaaccacaaaatgCAACTTCAGAAACTAAGAGAGTCCTTTCTGGCCAATGTGTGTATGCGTTTCTCCCCCAGCCCCTTGTATTGCCCATAATGATGTAAGTACATGCATCAGACAACCGTTTTTACACGGAAATCAAATCACCTGTTTTTGTTGATATACAATttgcagattttattttatatttgtttttgtttttcaatttagtgtctcactgtaccccaggctgacctgggattcactatgcagtgtcaggctggcctcaaactcatgacaatccttctacctcttcctccccagtgctgggagtggcCTTTGGGCGCCCAGATGACTCCATCACAACTCAGCTGTACAGCACAGAGCATGTGGGTTTGCTGACAGTCCACCTGGTCCTCAGTCTTGATTAGGGCTGATGGTCACTGCAAATGCTGGATTCTTTCTTTTCccgatgtttttttttttccacattgttTGTATTAGATATATGAAAATTGGTTttgattcatttaatttttttttttcacagttaaAACATAGACACAGCCTCAGAAGATACTGTGGACTTTTGAACAgatttgaaggttttttttttttttcaaggtagggtctcgctctagccaaggctgacctggaattgagtatgtagtctcagggtggcctagaactcatggcaatcctcctacctctgcctcccaagtcctgggattaaaggtgtgcgctaccatgtccAGTTTGAGACATGAAATGTTTAATGTTTCTGTGAGTTTTGAAGTACTAGATGGCCTTGACCCTAAATTAGagttaattataatatatatataataatatatatgtatatattagtttttaaatttattttcaagaaggtgGGTttcaagagagaaacagagaaagggggggggaatgcacaacagggcctccagtcactgcaaaagaactccagacgcatgttccactttgtgcatctggctctacatggatactgggaaatcgaacccgggttgttagcctttgcaggcaagtaccttcatcacagagccatctctgtagccccctaTATTAGAGTTAAGTTGGATGgcattggagctggagagatggctctgcagttaaggcatttggctgcaaaatTCAatgaccaggttctattccccaggacccatgtaaagccagatgcacaggtcacacatgcatctggagttcatttcagtggctggaggcctttgtgcaccattttctgtcttctctctctcttcttgtaaataaataactaactaagtaaataaataaataaatgttttaagtgTGATGGGATGGAGTGCGAACTTGACAAGAGCTGAAGTCTTTATACTTTACCATCCTCAGTCACTTGAGCATCTTTGGAATCTCCTTGGAGTCACACCTCTCCAAAGTGTCTGAGGTGTCTTTGGATCTCCCAGAAGACAGGAATCTGGGGATAGCCCTGGTTGTTTTGAGAGGGGATTAACTGAAGAAGAAAGATCCATGAATATGTGGGCTTCATCTTCCTGTTATGGGAAACTGTGGCACAAAGGCCAGCACAGATCCAGAATGGACACCCTGAAGGTTTATTCATGTAGACTTGGAATTAAAGAAatcacttccaaagcctgagcgCTGAGCACTGACCCCTCAGAGTGTTTATAAACACTATGCCAGGCAGTGTGATGTCACCTTGTatattcttttaatgttttatttatttgcaagcatattgatagaaagaagagagagagaatggacatggcaggtcctccagccactgcaaatgaactccagaccaatgtaccattttgtctatctggctttacgtgggtaccggggaattgaaccagggtccttaagccttaactgctgagccacatctccagcccaagcaggAGGCTCGCTGTCATCGTTTTCCATCAGCCTTGGTGAGATAGGGCCTCCCAGGAAATGAAGTGTTTACTGAATCCTCTCAtccacatctctccatcccaggatgGCAGGTGCAGAACCCTCCACACAGGTACAGCTTTGACATGGGTCCTGCAGGTCCCACCACTGTGAACACGTGGTCTACACCCACTGCACTGTGACCTCGTAAAAAATAATTGTTCCCATGTGCCTCATGTCTATGTGATATTTGCAGTGATTAGTAGACATGGTGCTGTCTGCCTTTGCATGCTTTGGAGAGGTCAGTACTGATATTAAGTCATTAACCAGAGTTTGCTGAGGAAGAAGTCTCCAAAATCCATTCCAGCTGGGtttgatggcacaggcctttgaccccagcactgggatggcagaggtaggaggattgctgtgagttctaggtcagcctgacactacagagtgcattccaggtcggcaagggctagagtaagatacctcaagaaacaaacaaacaaacaaacaaacaaacagggctggagagatggcttagcggttaagcgcttgtctgtgaagcctaaggaccccggttcgaggctcggttccccaggtcccacgttagccagatgcacaagggggcgcacgcgtctggagttcatttgcagtggctggtagccctggcgcgcccattctctctctctctctttctctttctctctctctctctctctctctctctctctctctctctctgcctcgttctctgtctgttgctctcaaataaatgaataataataaaaaaagaaacaaacaaacatagaaaaagaaagaaagaaagaaagaaagaaagaaaaagagagaaagaaaacacaaccaaccaaccaaacaaatatAAGACACCACTCAAACATCAGGTAGGTAAGGAGCCCATCATTCTTCTTCTCACCCAGCCATGGCCTTATTTGGGACACTTGTCTATAAGCTTTGTGATTTCCTGAGATCCTAGCAGTGgatctgtgattttatttactgagcaattaggtttatattcagaaagtccttgtcgacaccaatatgttgaagggtttcccctacttttctccctagcagtttcagtttcaggtctgatgtttaggtctttggtccattggagttaattcttgtgaatgaagagagataagaatctgttttcatccttctactgaTACATATTCAgtgtttccagcaccatttgctgaagaggctgttttttttccaatgagtatttttggtatttttgtcaaatttCAGATGGCTATAGCAACCTagattacatctgggtcctctattcttttctttttatgttttttcgaggtagggtcttgctctagtccaggctgacctggaattcactatgtagtctcagggtggccttgaactcacggcaatccacctacccctgcctcccaagtgctgggattaaaggcatgtgcctctatgcccatctgggtcctctattctgttccattgatctacatgtttgtttttgtgacagtgccatgctgtttttgttactatggctctgtggtataggttaaaatcaggtatggtgatactaccagccttatttttgttgctgaaaattgttttagatattagaggtATTTTTTGCTTGCGAATCagcttttggattgttttttctatttccatgaagaatacaattggaattttaatggggattgcattaaatgtgtagattgctttcagtaagattgccattttcaaaatattgattcttctgatccaagaacaaaggatgtctttccatttcctagtgtcttctgcaatttcttacttgagtgttttaaagttttcattgtagagatccttcatttctttggtaaagtttattccaaggtactgtttttaatgtaattgtgaatgggagtaattctctgatttcatcctttgtgtgtttgttattagcatataggaaggctactgattttgggatgtttattttgtatcctgctacatggctgtaggtgtttgtcagctctaagagtttgctggtagagtctttagggtcttttattttattttattttccttgtagcaaacatttatttatgaacTTAATTGAACAGTTTCAAACAAATCCAGAACAGGTTTTCACATTTTGACCTCATGTAGTGCAAAGACACTAACTCATGCGGGAAATAAAATACTTATCCAGTGAAGGCTCCCCTGATGCATTTAAGTATTAGGATGAACAGGCAGAGGCAACTTATGTGACTGAAATCTGCTCATAAATCTGTTTCAAAAAGAACATGATTTAAACCTCTTATTATGTTTTTTCCACAACATAAATGTTCTTAAATAGCTTATAAATTCAACCCAAAATATCCCAAGATTCAACTATccccttaaataaaaaataataatttatactcTTCTTAAAGGAattcaaacaatttaaaaacaagatCCAATtccattcaaatatatatatgtatacacacacacacacacacacacacacgcacgcacacacacacacacatacatacacaaacttaggtattcttGTATTATATGCTTTTATCCATGCAACAGTGATAGAAGACTGGCTGGACCTGAGGTTCTACAGAGGCCTTTCTGAGAAAGCAGTGTAGCTCCTCACTCTGGCAAAGAACAAAGGGGTGTACATCTTGTCAATCTCAAAAGCACTCACTGCAGTCTCACCAGTTGATTTGTAAGTAATGTGACAAGAATGATGGATCCAGATAAGTTTATTGAACCGCTGGTGGCCACTGGAACATAGCTGAAGCCCCACATGAAaactgtgatctgcttcttgtacaGGGACACGACAAAAATACCTGTATTTATAGTCGAgaggtttttcttctttttttttttagttattacaGCAAATACTTTGGTCTGATTGTCTGCATCTTGTGACAAGCGATAATGACCCAGTAGAATTGCATCCGTTCTGGTATTCCTAGTTCTTAAACGGGGAACTATAGATTGAGGCTCCTCAGGGGTTGTCAACATCATCACATGACCATCAGGAAAGAATCTTATGTACCTGTAATATTCCACTTGGTGCCAGGCTCTATAGAAACCATCAAGAGACTGTTCTCCTTGACGAATATATGTAGTTTTACTGATATACACCCCATCAAAGCGAACACGAGGCCGTTCTAAAAACATCTCTCTCCAGGATGAGTATGGAACAAGCTTAATGCAGCTTCTACCCCATACTTTCAAGCAGGCCAAACGCCATATTTCAGGGTCTCTGGCACAAATATAGAATCCTCTGCACACCAGCGACAACTGCTCTAATGACCTGAGGTCCAAGTCATTAGACACCACCCACCGGAAGATGTACATCAGGACTTCCATCGGCAGCACTGATATGTGAGTCTGACTGCTCTCAAGCTCGGGCTGACACAGTTTGAGTGCAGATTCCTGAAATGTGAGCTGTTGCTGGAAGCAGGACAAGAGATCTGCCATCTTGCTATCATCATCGTCTTCACTGTAGCTGTTTCCAATGCCATCACCATCTGGAGATCGGGTATAAGTAATCTTGAATTCTATATCAGGTACAAGTTGCATAGCCCTAGGATAAAACTTGATGGCTGCAGATCAGTTTCAGCAGGACTCTCATTTTCATTGTCATCTCCTGCTCTGACAGCATCAGAATGACAATCTTcctctgcttctgccatgctgGAGGGGCGGCCGGCCGCAGCCGAGGGGCACTCCGCGCCCCGGCGCCGTTCCCTGCGAGCGGGTGCCGGGGGTCCGAGTCTACTCCTGCCGCTCTCCCGCAGGGCTTAGCAGAGTTCTCGGTCGGAGAAGCGCACCAGGCAGCGGCAGTAACTGCGGGCCCGGCGTACGGCAGCCATCTTCGCGGACCAGGGGGCCAGATCCAGGCGCGCTGGAGCGGCGGCCAGGGCCTCGGGCGGCGGGCCGAGCGGGGCACCTGCTGAGACCGCGGGCCGAGCAAACACCGAGCGCCGCGCCTGCGGAACCGGtcttttaagtatagaatcatgtcatccacaaataatgataacttgatctcttcctttccaatttgtatcccttttatgtttgaatcttgccttattgctatggttaataCTGCCAGTACTACACTTAATAGAGAAAAGTTTCAGAAAGACAGTATCTGGAAGTGTTAAGGGgttagggatatagctcaatggtggaAAACCCAAGAATACATTAGGCCTTGGGTTTAGTCCCTTGCATTCCACCCACCTAAAAAAAGTCACATACATAAGGAGTTGGGGTACAAGTATAATCAagattttttggggggctggaaggatggcttcacagttaaggcatttgcttgcaaagccaaaggacccaggtttgattccacaggaagtaagcaacatgcacaaggtgacac carries:
- the LOC123454744 gene encoding LOW QUALITY PROTEIN: F-box only protein 9-like (The sequence of the model RefSeq protein was modified relative to this genomic sequence to represent the inferred CDS: deleted 2 bases in 1 codon); the encoded protein is MQLVPDIEFKITYTRSPDGDGIGNSYSEDDDDSKMADLLSCFQQQLTFQESALKLCQPELESSQTHISVLPMEVLMYIFRWVVSNDLDLRSLEQLSLVCRGFYICARDPEIWRLACLKVWGRSCIKLVPYSSWREMFLERPRVRFDGVYISKTTYIRQGEQSLDGFYRAWHQVEYYRYIRFFPDGHVMMLTTPEEPQSIVPRLRTRNTRTDAILLGHYRLSQDADNQTKVFAVITKKKEEKPLDYKYRYFCRVPVQEADHSFHVGLQLCSSGHQRFNKLIWIHHSCHITYKSTGETAVSAFEIDKMYTPLFFARVRSYTAFSERPL